A portion of the Aquipuribacter hungaricus genome contains these proteins:
- the nuoE gene encoding NADH-quinone oxidoreductase subunit NuoE has protein sequence MAYSPETLEQLRTDAAAIVARYPQERSALLPMLHLVQSVDGFVSPDGVTFCAQTLGLSTAEVSAVATFYTQYKRHPNGEYTVGVCTNTLCAVMGGDEIWEAVSEHAGVGHDETTDDGKVTLERIECNAACDYAPVVMVNWEFFDNQTPQSTCGLVDRLRAGEAVRPTRGADEVVDFRAMSRVLAGFEDGRADEGPAAGPATLAGLRLARQQGWAAPAVPARTGRPSSDGDSSTATTSPGST, from the coding sequence ATGGCCTACAGCCCCGAGACCCTCGAGCAGCTGCGCACCGACGCGGCCGCCATCGTCGCCCGGTACCCGCAGGAGCGCTCGGCCCTGCTGCCGATGCTGCACCTCGTGCAGTCCGTCGACGGCTTCGTCAGCCCCGACGGGGTGACCTTCTGCGCGCAGACCCTCGGCCTGTCCACCGCCGAGGTGTCCGCGGTCGCGACCTTCTACACGCAGTACAAGCGCCACCCCAACGGGGAGTACACGGTCGGGGTCTGCACCAACACCCTGTGCGCCGTCATGGGCGGGGACGAGATCTGGGAGGCCGTCAGCGAGCACGCGGGCGTCGGCCACGACGAGACCACCGACGACGGCAAGGTCACCCTCGAGCGCATCGAGTGCAACGCGGCCTGCGACTACGCCCCCGTGGTGATGGTCAACTGGGAGTTCTTCGACAACCAGACCCCGCAGTCCACGTGCGGGCTCGTCGACCGGCTCCGCGCCGGGGAGGCCGTGCGGCCGACCCGCGGGGCCGACGAGGTCGTCGACTTCCGGGCGATGTCCCGGGTGCTCGCCGGCTTCGAGGACGGCCGTGCCGACGAGGGCCCCGCCGCGGGCCCCGCGACGCTCGCCGGCCTGCGCCTGGCCCGCCAGCAGGGGTGGGCGGCCCCGGCCGTGCCCGCCCGCACCGGCCGTCCCAGCAGCGACGGCGACAGCAGCACCGCCACCACGAGCCCGGGGAGCACCTGA
- a CDS encoding NADH-quinone oxidoreductase subunit D: MLNADNDVLEGAVVTVGGGDWDDVVDTARLGEERIVVNMGPQHPSTHGVLRLILEVEGETVTEARAGIGYLHTGIEKNMEVRSWTQGVTFCTRMDYLSPIFNETAYCLGIEKMLGITEQVPERASVLRVLTMELNRIGSHAVALATGGMELGSTTMMTDGFRERDKALEILEEITGLRMNHAFVRPGGVAQDIPPGALDSIREFLPSIRAGIRDLENLSAQNPTLKQRLVGTGYLNLAGCLALGITGPVLRSTGLPADLRKDEPYCGYETYDFDVVTRTEADNYSRLRIRLDEMYQSVDIVEQCMEKLQRLGHGPVMVDDPKVRWPSQLALGGDGLGNSLDHIRQIMGTSMEALIHHFKLVTEGFRVPAGQVYTAVESPRGELGAHLVSDGGTKPYRAHFRDPSFTNLQGVSVMCEGAQVADVVASVAALDPVMGGVDR; encoded by the coding sequence GTGCTCAACGCCGACAACGACGTGCTCGAGGGCGCGGTCGTCACCGTCGGCGGCGGCGACTGGGACGACGTGGTCGACACCGCGCGCCTGGGCGAGGAGCGGATCGTCGTCAACATGGGCCCGCAGCACCCGTCGACCCACGGCGTGCTCCGGCTCATCCTCGAGGTCGAGGGCGAGACGGTCACCGAGGCCCGCGCCGGCATCGGCTACCTCCACACCGGCATCGAGAAGAACATGGAGGTGCGGTCCTGGACCCAGGGCGTCACCTTCTGCACGCGCATGGACTACCTGTCGCCGATCTTCAACGAGACGGCGTACTGCCTGGGCATCGAGAAGATGCTCGGCATCACCGAGCAGGTGCCCGAGCGGGCCAGCGTGCTCCGCGTGCTCACCATGGAGCTCAACCGGATCGGCTCCCACGCCGTGGCCCTGGCCACCGGCGGCATGGAGCTGGGCTCCACGACGATGATGACCGACGGTTTCCGCGAGCGGGACAAGGCGCTGGAGATCCTCGAGGAGATCACCGGCCTGCGGATGAACCACGCGTTCGTGCGCCCGGGCGGCGTCGCGCAGGACATCCCGCCGGGGGCGCTGGACTCCATCCGCGAGTTCCTGCCGAGCATCCGCGCCGGCATCCGCGACCTGGAGAACCTCAGCGCCCAGAACCCGACGCTCAAGCAGCGCCTGGTCGGCACCGGCTACCTCAACCTCGCCGGCTGCCTGGCCCTGGGCATCACGGGACCGGTGCTGCGCTCGACCGGCCTGCCCGCCGACCTGCGCAAGGACGAGCCGTACTGCGGCTACGAGACCTACGACTTCGACGTGGTGACGCGCACCGAGGCCGACAACTACTCCCGCCTGCGGATCCGCCTGGACGAGATGTACCAGTCGGTCGACATCGTCGAGCAGTGCATGGAGAAGCTCCAGCGGCTGGGCCACGGCCCGGTCATGGTCGACGACCCCAAGGTCCGCTGGCCCTCCCAGCTCGCGCTGGGCGGCGACGGGCTGGGCAACTCCCTCGACCACATCCGGCAGATCATGGGCACCTCGATGGAGGCCCTGATCCACCACTTCAAGCTCGTCACCGAGGGCTTCCGGGTCCCGGCCGGGCAGGTCTACACCGCGGTGGAGTCCCCGCGCGGCGAGCTGGGGGCGCACCTGGTCTCCGACGGCGGCACCAAGCCGTACCGCGCGCACTTCCGCGACCCGTCCTTCACCAACCTGCAGGGTGTCTCCGTGATGTGCGAGGGCGCCCAGGTCGCCGACGTCGTCGCCTCGGTGGCCGCCCTCGACCCCGTCATGGGAGGCGTCGACCGCTGA
- a CDS encoding NADH-quinone oxidoreductase subunit G, which translates to MSLSTGTETTQAVEATETVPLTIDGIEVQAPKGALLIRVAEELGIAIPRFCDHPLLEPAGACRQCLVEVSTPNRDGQLTKMPKPQASCTMTVSPGMVVETQRTSAVADKAQHGVMELLLVNHPLDCPICDKGGECPLQNQAMSNGRGESRFVDTKRTFAKPIKISTQVLLDRERCILCQRCTRFSKEIAGDTFIDLQKRGASQQIGTFDTRVLGYTGGLTEGSAELDEAGAPFASYFSGNTVQICPVGALTGAAYRFRARPFDLVSSATVCEHCSSGCAVRADHRRGVVLRRLAGEDPAVNEEWNCDKGRWAFTYATLPDRVDVPLVRDEVTGELVETSWPDALDVAARGLAAARDRAGVGTLVGGRLTVEDSYAYGKFARTVLGSNDVDFRARPHSAEEEAFLASQVAGTGIGVTYGDLERAAAVVLVGLEPEEESPILFLRLRKAARKGLGVTSVAPLASRGLEKLSGLLVPTPPGDEAAVLRAAAQPSAAHPAAEAISAALRSEGAVLLVGERLATSPGALSAA; encoded by the coding sequence ATGAGCCTCTCCACGGGCACCGAGACGACGCAGGCCGTCGAGGCGACCGAGACCGTCCCGCTGACCATCGACGGCATCGAGGTGCAGGCTCCCAAGGGCGCCCTGCTCATCCGTGTCGCCGAGGAGCTCGGGATCGCCATCCCGCGCTTCTGCGACCACCCGCTCCTGGAGCCCGCCGGCGCCTGCCGGCAGTGCCTCGTCGAGGTGTCGACGCCCAACCGCGACGGCCAGCTGACGAAGATGCCCAAGCCGCAGGCCAGCTGCACCATGACGGTCAGCCCCGGCATGGTCGTGGAGACCCAGCGCACGTCCGCCGTGGCGGACAAGGCACAGCACGGCGTCATGGAGCTGCTGCTGGTCAACCACCCGCTCGACTGCCCGATCTGCGACAAGGGCGGCGAGTGCCCGCTGCAGAACCAGGCGATGAGCAACGGCCGGGGCGAGTCGCGCTTCGTCGACACCAAGCGCACCTTCGCCAAGCCCATCAAGATCTCGACCCAGGTGCTCCTGGACCGCGAGCGCTGCATCCTCTGCCAGCGGTGCACCCGGTTCTCCAAGGAGATCGCCGGCGACACCTTCATCGACCTGCAGAAGCGTGGCGCCTCCCAGCAGATCGGCACCTTCGACACCCGGGTGCTCGGCTACACCGGCGGGCTCACCGAGGGCTCCGCCGAGCTCGACGAGGCCGGTGCGCCGTTCGCGTCGTACTTCTCGGGCAACACGGTGCAGATCTGCCCGGTCGGCGCGCTCACCGGCGCCGCCTACCGCTTCCGCGCCCGCCCGTTCGACCTGGTCAGCTCCGCGACCGTCTGCGAGCACTGCAGCTCCGGCTGCGCGGTGCGCGCGGACCACCGCCGCGGTGTCGTGCTGCGCCGCCTGGCCGGCGAGGACCCCGCGGTCAACGAGGAGTGGAACTGCGACAAGGGCCGCTGGGCGTTCACCTACGCCACGCTGCCCGACCGCGTCGACGTCCCGCTCGTGCGCGACGAGGTGACCGGCGAGCTCGTCGAGACCTCGTGGCCCGACGCCCTCGACGTGGCCGCCCGCGGCCTCGCCGCGGCCCGCGACCGCGCCGGCGTCGGCACGCTCGTCGGCGGCCGGCTCACGGTCGAGGACTCCTACGCCTACGGCAAGTTCGCCCGCACGGTGCTCGGCAGCAACGACGTCGACTTCCGCGCCCGCCCGCACTCGGCGGAGGAGGAGGCCTTCCTCGCCTCCCAGGTCGCCGGCACCGGCATCGGCGTCACCTACGGCGACCTCGAGCGCGCCGCCGCGGTCGTGCTCGTCGGCCTGGAGCCGGAGGAGGAGTCGCCGATCCTCTTCCTGCGCCTGCGCAAGGCCGCCCGCAAGGGCCTCGGCGTCACCTCGGTGGCACCGCTGGCCAGCCGCGGCCTGGAGAAGCTGTCCGGCCTGCTCGTCCCCACCCCGCCCGGCGACGAGGCGGCCGTGCTGCGCGCCGCCGCCCAGCCGTCCGCGGCGCACCCGGCGGCGGAGGCCATCTCCGCCGCGCTGAGGAGCGAGGGCGCCGTCCTGCTCGTCGGCGAGCGGCTGGCGACCTCGCCCGGCGCGCTGTCGGCCGCG
- the nuoF gene encoding NADH-quinone oxidoreductase subunit NuoF → MVDTLTPVLSAIWDTRKSWTLKTYEQHDGYQALRQALRTPRSELVDAVKASGLRGRGGAGFPTGMKWGFLPPDDGLPRYLVVNADESEPGTCKDTPLMLANPHVLIEGVIISAYAIGAARAFVYLRGEELHVYRRLLKAVADARAAGYIGNDILGSGFDLDVVVHAGAGAYICGEETALLDSLEGRRGQPRLKPPFPAVAGLYARPTVVNNVESIASVPSIVRNGAEWFAGMGTEKSKGYGLFSVSGHVKHPGQYEAPLGITMRQLLELAGGMREGSTLKFWTPGGSSTPLFTAEHLDVPLDFESTAAAGSMLGTRALQMFDQTTSVVRAVLRWTEFYAHESCGKCTPCREGTYWMVQILRRLEAGKGTEEDIDTLLDTCDNILGRSFCALGDGATSPITSAVKYFREEFVAGTRTPARELFPYRASTVFAATGAATEPAGMA, encoded by the coding sequence ATGGTCGACACGCTGACGCCGGTCCTCTCGGCGATCTGGGACACCCGCAAGAGCTGGACCCTCAAGACGTACGAGCAGCACGACGGCTACCAGGCGCTGCGGCAGGCGCTGCGCACGCCGCGCTCCGAGCTCGTCGACGCGGTCAAGGCGTCCGGGCTGCGCGGCCGCGGCGGCGCGGGCTTCCCCACCGGCATGAAGTGGGGCTTCCTGCCGCCGGACGACGGCCTGCCGCGCTACCTCGTGGTCAACGCCGACGAGTCCGAGCCGGGGACGTGCAAGGACACCCCGCTCATGCTCGCCAACCCCCACGTCCTCATCGAGGGCGTCATCATCTCCGCCTACGCCATCGGGGCCGCCCGGGCGTTCGTGTACCTGCGCGGCGAGGAGCTGCACGTCTACCGCCGCCTGCTCAAGGCCGTCGCCGACGCGAGGGCCGCCGGGTACATCGGCAACGACATCCTCGGCTCGGGCTTCGACCTGGACGTCGTCGTCCACGCCGGCGCGGGCGCCTACATCTGCGGGGAGGAGACGGCGCTGCTGGACTCCCTCGAGGGCCGGCGCGGCCAGCCGCGCCTCAAGCCGCCGTTCCCGGCCGTCGCCGGGCTCTACGCGCGGCCCACCGTGGTCAACAACGTCGAGTCCATCGCCAGCGTGCCCTCGATCGTCCGCAACGGCGCCGAGTGGTTCGCGGGCATGGGCACCGAGAAGTCCAAGGGCTACGGCCTGTTCTCGGTCTCCGGCCACGTCAAGCACCCCGGGCAGTACGAGGCGCCGCTGGGCATCACCATGCGCCAGCTCCTCGAGCTGGCCGGGGGCATGCGCGAGGGCAGCACCCTGAAGTTCTGGACCCCGGGCGGGTCCTCGACGCCGCTGTTCACCGCCGAGCACCTGGACGTGCCGCTGGACTTCGAGTCCACGGCGGCCGCCGGGTCCATGCTCGGCACCCGCGCGCTGCAGATGTTCGACCAGACCACCTCGGTCGTCCGCGCCGTGCTGCGCTGGACCGAGTTCTACGCCCACGAGTCCTGCGGCAAGTGCACCCCCTGCCGCGAGGGCACGTACTGGATGGTCCAGATCCTCCGCCGGCTCGAGGCCGGCAAGGGGACCGAGGAGGACATCGACACCCTCCTCGACACCTGCGACAACATCCTCGGGCGCTCCTTCTGCGCGCTGGGCGACGGGGCCACGAGCCCCATCACGAGCGCCGTGAAGTACTTCCGCGAGGAGTTCGTCGCGGGCACCCGCACCCCGGCCCGGGAGCTGTTCCCCTACCGGGCCTCCACCGTCTTCGCCGCCACGGGCGCGGCGACCGAGCCGGCAGGTATGGCATGA